The genomic DNA CGAGGCCGGCACATCGCCCAGGTGATGGGCTTCGACGCGCAGGATCAGGTGCGCATCGCCACCGCCATCTCCGAGGTGGCCCGGCTCGCCTCGGCCCAGGCCAAGGGCCACATCGAGTTCTTCCTGGAGGAGTCCCAGCCGCCCTCGCTGCTCGTGCGCGTGCGCGCTCCGGCGTCGACCGAGGGGCTGGTCTCCGGGAATTCTCCTCAGGCGCTTCGGCCGGGGTCCGCGCTCGTCCCCGCGCAGCGGCTGATGGAGCGCGTGGTGGTGCGGCGGGAGGGCGAGGAGTGGCTCTTGTTGGAGCTGGCCCAGCGTCTGCCTCGCGCCGTGCCCTCTCCCGGCGCCTTGAAGACCCTCCAGATGGACCTGGAACGGCAGCGGCGCGCCAGCGTGTCGGACGAGCTGGCGCGGCAGAACGAGGAGCTGGTGCGCATCCTGGATGAACTCCAGTCGCGCAAGGCCGAGGTGGACCGGCTCAACCGCGAGCTGGAGGAGACCAACCGGGGCGTGGTGGCGCTCTACGCCGAGCTCGAGGAGAAGGCCGAGGCGCTCCGGCGCGCCTCGGACATGAAGACGCGCTTCATCTCCAACATCAGCCACGAGCTGCGCACGCCCATCAGCTCCGTCGTCAACCTCTCGCGCCTGCTGTTGGAGCGGTTGGATGGACCGCTCAACTCCGAGCAGGAAAAGCAGGTCGTCTTCATCCGCAAGTCCGGCGAGGCCCTGCAGGAGCTCATCGACGATCTGCTGGACCTGGCGAAGATCGAATCCGGCCGCTCCGAGGTGCTCCCCACGCGCTTCTCCGTGTCGGAGCTGTTCGGCTCGCTGCGCGGGATGCTCCGGCCCCTGCGGGTGAACGAGGGGGTGTCGCTCGTCTTCGAGGAGACCCCGGGGATGCCGGAGCTGCACACCGACGAGCGCAAGCTGTCGCAGATCCTGCGCAACCTCGTGTCCAACGCGCTCAAGTTCACCCGCCACGGTGAGGTGCGGGTCTCGGTGGCGCTGGGCCGCCGCGGCACGGTGGTGTTCTCCGTGCATGACACCGGAGTGGGCATCGCCCCGCAGGATCAGGAGCGCATCTTCGAGGAGTTCGTCCAGGTGGAAGGTCCCCACCAACAAGGCGTCAAGGGCACGGGGCTCGGGCTGCCCCTGTCGCGGCGCATGGCGGAACTCCTGGGCGGCTCGCTCACCGTGGAGAGCCACCCCAGCCGGGGCAGCACCTTCCGGGTGACGGTGGCTCGCGACTACACCCAGCAGCCAGGCGAGGAAGAGAATGAAACGCTTGCTCCCCCACCGCCCGAGGAGGCGTCGCGTCTCCGCACGGTGCTCATCATCGAGGATGACGAGGTCGTCCGCTATTTGTTGCAGCGCATGCTGGCCGAGCCGCAGATCCAATTCCAGGAGGCCGAGTCGGGGCCGGTGGGCCTGCGGCTTGCGGGACAAATGAAACCCTCCGCCATCATCCTGGACCTGTCACTGCCCGGGATGGATGGCTTCGACGTCCTGGACGCGCTCAGGCGCCAGCAGGATACGCGGGATATTCCCGTCATCATCCATACCAGCCGCTCCCTGACCGAGCAGGAGCGCGGACGTTTGCTTCCCCACACGGTGGGCATCCTCTCGAAGAGTGGACTGACTCGCGACGTGGCCTCCGAGCTTCTTCACCGGGCCTTGTCCGGTGCCGCCCGACGGGCATGATGAATTCCCCGCCGCCCCCCCCTGTCTGGACCCCGAGGAGTGCACCCGCGTGTCTCACCGTGAACCCATCCTCCTCAACATCAACGACAACGAGGCCAACCGGTACACGGTGACGCGGCTGTTGCGCGCCGCGGGCTTCCAGGTGGTGGAAGGCGGCACGGGCGCCGAGGCGCTGCGGCTGGCCGCCGAGGTGAATCCAGACCTGGCCATCCTGGACGTGAAGCTGCCGGACCTCAATGGCATCGAGGTGTGCCGGCGCCTCAAGTCGGATCCTCGCACGGCGGGCATCGCCGTCATGCACCTGTCGGCCAACTACATCCGCATCGAGAACAAGGTGGAGGGGTTGGACAGCGGCGCGGATGGCTATCTGATCCAGCCGGTGGACTCCTCGGAGTTGCTCGCCACGGTGCGCTCGCTCCTGCGCATGCGCCGGGCCGAGGATGAAGCGCGGGACGCGGCCCTGCAGTGGCAGTCCACGTTCGACTCGCTGGGGGACGGCGTGTGCCTGCTGGACGGGGACGGCCGCGTGATGCGCGCCAACCGCTCCTTCCTGTCCCTCTTCGGGCTGTCCGCGGAGCAGGTGCTGGGGCGCTCCTTCTCGGCGCTCATGCGGGAGAGCAGCGCTGGCGCCGAGCTGCCCCCGAGCTGCGGTGAGGCGCTGGACTGCCGCGACGAGGCCACGGTGTGCCTGAGCTCGCGGTGGTACCGCGTGGCGGCCACGCCCGTGCGGAGCGGGGAGGGCACGCTGACGGGCGCGGTGCGCATCCTCACGGACATCACGCCCCACCGCGAGCTGCAGGACGCCCTGCGCCAGCGGGCGGCGGATCTGGCCGAGGCGGACCGGCGCAAGGACGAGTTCCTCGCCATGCTCGCGCACGAGCTGCGCAACCCCCTGGCCGCCATCGTCAACTCCCTGCACCTGGCGGAGACCACGCGCTCGCCCGGCTCCGAGTCCAAGGCCCTGCGCGTCATGGCACGGCAGAGCCAGCACATGGCGCGCATGGTGGATGACCTGCTGGATGTCTCGCGCTTCAACCGCGGCCACATCGAGCTGCGGCGCGCGCGGGTGGACCTGCGCCAGGTGGTGCAGCACAGCGTGGATGCGCGCCGGCAGTCGTTCGAGGACAAGGGCCTTTCCCTGGAAGTGGAGCTGCCCGGGGTGGACGGCCTGTGGCTCAACGGAGACGCCACGCGGCTGGAGCAGGTGGTGTCCAACCTGCTCGACAACGCGCGCAAGTACACGCCCGAGGGAGGGGTCGTCTTCGTCGGCGTGGCGGTGGAGCGCGATGTGCGCGGACGCCGGGCCTACCTGCGCGTGAAGGACACGGGCATCGGCATGAGCCCGGAGCTGTCGGCCCGGGTCTTCGACCTCTTCGTCCAGGGCGAGCAGCAGCTGGATCGCTCCCGGGGAGGACTCGGCATCGGACTCACCCTGGTGCGGCGCCTGGTGGAGCTGCATGGCGGCAGCGTGACGGCGCACAGCGAGGGCGAGGGCCGGGGCAGTGAACTCCGGGTGGTCCTCCCGCTGGCGGCCGAGGACGCCTTGCCCGCGCCCGTGGAGCCTCGCGGCGCGGCTCCGGCCCGGATGAGCGCGCGGCGGGTGCTCCTGGTGGAGGACAACGAGGACACGCGCGAGGTGCTGCGCGAGCTCCTGGAGATGTGGGGCCATCAGGTGGAGGTGGCCGAGGACGGTTTCAAGGGGGTGGAGCGCTTCCCCTCGCAGCGGCCCCACGTGGCGCTGGTGGACCTGGGTCTGCCGGGGATGGATGGCTTCCAGGTGGCGCGCAGGATTCGCGAGAGCGAGGGCGGACAGGACGTCTTCCTGGTGGCGCTCACGGGCTACAGCGGCGAGCACCGCACGCGCGCCATGGAGGCGGGCTTCGACCTGCACATGGTCAAGCCCGTGAAGCCGGACGAGCTGGAGCGGCTGCTCGTCCAACTGCCCGAGCGCCGGAAGTCGGCCTGAGCCTCGTCCTCCCACATTGGCCATGCCCCCCGGGGCCCGACCTGCGCTATGTGAAGGGGTATGTCGATCGAGACGGAAACGGGAGTCACGCTCCCCTTCGAGCGCTTCTGGGACTGGGTCCTGGACCACACCAACTGCATCCTCAGTGTCGGCACCGAGGAGTCCTGGCTCTATGACGCCGAGGCCCTGCACTGGGTCCTCTTCTCCGAGGACAACGGCACGCCCGTGGTGCAGCTCATCCTGGGCAAGCGGCTGGTGGGCGAGATGGTGCTCGACACCACGGATTTGATGCACGTGCAGGTGCTTCCGGACCCGGAGAACGTGGACCGCGGCGCCTTCCTCTTCAAGGTGCTCGGGGGCACGAAGTCCGCCCCCCGGGTGCGCTACACCTTCCAGCTCGCCCACGGGCTGGAGAACATGCCCACCCAGCACGTGGCGGGCCTCAAGCACTGAGCCCTACTTCTTCGCGGGCTTGTTGATGTTCGCGAAGAAGTCGTTGCCCTTGTCGTCCACGACGATGAAGGCGGGGAAGTCCACCACCTCGATCTTCCAGACGGCCTCCATGCCGAGCTCCGGGTACTCGAGCACTTCCACCTTCGTGATGCAGTCCTTGGCGAGCCGCGCCGCGGGGCCGCCGATGGAGCCCAGGTAGAAGCCGCCGTGCTTCTTGCAGGCCTCGGTGACGGCGGACGAGCGGTTGCCCTTGGCCAGCATCACATGGCTGCCCCCTTCCGCCTGGAACTGATCCACGTACGCGTCCATGCGGCCCGCCGTCGTGGGGCCGAACGAGCCCGAGGCGTAGCCCTCCGGCGTCTTCGCCGGGCCCGCGTAGTACACCATGTAGTCCTTGAGGTACTGGGGCATGCCCTCGCCCCGGTCCAGGCGCTCCTTGAGCTTCGCGTGCGCGATGTCGCGCGCCACCACCAGCGGGCCCGTGAGCGACAGGCGCGTCTTGATGGGGTAGCGCGACAGCTCCGCGCGGATGTCCGCCATGGGCCGGCGCAGGTCGATCTTCACCACCTCGCCCGCCAGGTCCGCCTCCGTCGTCTCCGGCAGGTACTTCGCCGGATCCGCCTCCAGCTGCTCCAGGAAGACGCCGTCCTTCGTGATCTTCCCGAGCGCCTGACGGTCCGCCGAGCACGACACGGCGATGGCCACCGGGCACGAGGCGCCGTGGCGGGGCAGGCGGATGACGCGCACGTCATGGCAGAAGTACTTGCCGCCGAACTGCGCGCCGATGCCCGTGCGCTGCGTGAGCGCGAGCACCTGCTTCTCCAGCTCCACGTCCCGGAAGCCCCGGCCCAGCGCGTTGCCCTCGGTGGGCAGCGTGTCCAGGTAGCGCGCCGAGGCGTACTTGGCCGTCTTGAGCGCGTACTCGGCCGAGGTACCTCCCACGACGATGGCCA from Melittangium boletus DSM 14713 includes the following:
- a CDS encoding ATP-binding response regulator, yielding MISSLFQSELRTGQDVVNTRQRGRHIAQVMGFDAQDQVRIATAISEVARLASAQAKGHIEFFLEESQPPSLLVRVRAPASTEGLVSGNSPQALRPGSALVPAQRLMERVVVRREGEEWLLLELAQRLPRAVPSPGALKTLQMDLERQRRASVSDELARQNEELVRILDELQSRKAEVDRLNRELEETNRGVVALYAELEEKAEALRRASDMKTRFISNISHELRTPISSVVNLSRLLLERLDGPLNSEQEKQVVFIRKSGEALQELIDDLLDLAKIESGRSEVLPTRFSVSELFGSLRGMLRPLRVNEGVSLVFEETPGMPELHTDERKLSQILRNLVSNALKFTRHGEVRVSVALGRRGTVVFSVHDTGVGIAPQDQERIFEEFVQVEGPHQQGVKGTGLGLPLSRRMAELLGGSLTVESHPSRGSTFRVTVARDYTQQPGEEENETLAPPPPEEASRLRTVLIIEDDEVVRYLLQRMLAEPQIQFQEAESGPVGLRLAGQMKPSAIILDLSLPGMDGFDVLDALRRQQDTRDIPVIIHTSRSLTEQERGRLLPHTVGILSKSGLTRDVASELLHRALSGAARRA
- a CDS encoding hybrid sensor histidine kinase/response regulator produces the protein MSHREPILLNINDNEANRYTVTRLLRAAGFQVVEGGTGAEALRLAAEVNPDLAILDVKLPDLNGIEVCRRLKSDPRTAGIAVMHLSANYIRIENKVEGLDSGADGYLIQPVDSSELLATVRSLLRMRRAEDEARDAALQWQSTFDSLGDGVCLLDGDGRVMRANRSFLSLFGLSAEQVLGRSFSALMRESSAGAELPPSCGEALDCRDEATVCLSSRWYRVAATPVRSGEGTLTGAVRILTDITPHRELQDALRQRAADLAEADRRKDEFLAMLAHELRNPLAAIVNSLHLAETTRSPGSESKALRVMARQSQHMARMVDDLLDVSRFNRGHIELRRARVDLRQVVQHSVDARRQSFEDKGLSLEVELPGVDGLWLNGDATRLEQVVSNLLDNARKYTPEGGVVFVGVAVERDVRGRRAYLRVKDTGIGMSPELSARVFDLFVQGEQQLDRSRGGLGIGLTLVRRLVELHGGSVTAHSEGEGRGSELRVVLPLAAEDALPAPVEPRGAAPARMSARRVLLVEDNEDTREVLRELLEMWGHQVEVAEDGFKGVERFPSQRPHVALVDLGLPGMDGFQVARRIRESEGGQDVFLVALTGYSGEHRTRAMEAGFDLHMVKPVKPDELERLLVQLPERRKSA
- a CDS encoding fumarate hydratase, which encodes MNDFQFQEMLPLGKDETPYRLLTKEGVSTLEAGGKTFLQVEPEALSLLTREAMKDISHLLRPGHLAQLANILKDPEASANDRFVAVELLKNANIAAGGVLPSCQDTGTAIVMGKKGQYVLTRGGDEEAIARGVFDTYRTANLRYSQMAALDMYKEVNTGNNLPAQIELYATDGDAYKFLFMAKGGGSANKSYLFQETKALLNEKSLLAFLDAKIRALGTAACPPYHLAIVVGGTSAEYALKTAKYASARYLDTLPTEGNALGRGFRDVELEKQVLALTQRTGIGAQFGGKYFCHDVRVIRLPRHGASCPVAIAVSCSADRQALGKITKDGVFLEQLEADPAKYLPETTEADLAGEVVKIDLRRPMADIRAELSRYPIKTRLSLTGPLVVARDIAHAKLKERLDRGEGMPQYLKDYMVYYAGPAKTPEGYASGSFGPTTAGRMDAYVDQFQAEGGSHVMLAKGNRSSAVTEACKKHGGFYLGSIGGPAARLAKDCITKVEVLEYPELGMEAVWKIEVVDFPAFIVVDDKGNDFFANINKPAKK